From the genome of Antennarius striatus isolate MH-2024 chromosome 19, ASM4005453v1, whole genome shotgun sequence, one region includes:
- the vps18 gene encoding vacuolar protein sorting-associated protein 18 homolog — translation MASILDEYEDSQNTRRSAQQHSRLSTNIGITHSGFVNVRLEEEKPIFNKQRIDFTPPEKINHLAVCHNQLCMSLGKDTLQRIDLGKPDQLNQIELGRKDDSKVHKLFLDPTGSHLLISLSTSECLYLNRNTQKVRSLSRWRGHLIESVGWNKLLGNETNTGPILVGTGHGIIFEAEISATEGSLFNTNPDQYFRQVHSLEEDGRPAPVCCLEVERGLENKYFIIATTRKRLYQFVGKVAEGSEQQGFSSIFSQNQDLLPSFQEFPVNMGHSEIAFYTSKLRTSPKSFAWMMGNGVLYGQLDYVRLDSLLSDVQVWEYTPDIDLNTNKPISIVLTQFHFLLLLCDRVKAICTLNGQVVFEDVFPDKFGTLKKMIKDPVGGLVWIYTERAVFRYHIQRESRDVWQMYMSMNKFDLAKEYCRDRPECMDKVLAKEAEHCFQNKRYLESAKCYALTQNYFEEIALKFIEAKQEEALKEFLLKKLNNLKQSERTQITLLVTWLSELYLNRLGQLESDGNSIIFQETRDEFRQFLSNSKHKECLFNNRSTIYDLLASHGNMEDMVYFSVVMQDYERVISHHCQHDDYISALEVLSKHCDQKLFYKFSPVLMQHIPKKVVDAWIQMGKRLDPKKLIPALMNYSHMGSSQQISETIRYMEFCVHELSVTEEAIHNYLLSLYAKYKPGSLLCYLEQAGTHASEIHYDLKYALRLCAEHGYRKACVLVYRIMELYEEAVDLALQVDVDLAKSCADLPEDDEELRKKLWLKIARHVVQEEKDVKKAMNCLSSCNLLKIEDILPFFPDFVTIDHFKEAICSSLEEYNQHIDELKQEMEEATESAKRIREDIQEMRNKYGVVDSQEKCAACDFPLLNRPFYLFLCGHMFHYDCLFQEVTPHLTAYKQSRLEELQKKLAATTQSSKSRHRPSAKDEGDTSSLGKSNTGASREHVKSDIDDIIASECVYCGELIIKSIDKPFIDPQKFEDEKSSWL, via the exons ATGGCTTCGATTCTTGATGAGTACGAGGACTCACAAAACACCAGGCGAAGTGCGCAGCAACACAGCCGGTTGTCCACCAACATCGGTATAACTCATTCAG GCTTTGTGAACGTGAGACTTGAGGAAGAGAAGCCCATATTCAATAAGCAGAGGATCGATTTTACACCGCCTGAGAAGATAAACCATCTCGCTGTCTGCCACAACCAGCTCTGCATGAGTCTGGGGAAGGACACCCTGCAAAG GATTGACTTGGGGAAGCCAGATCAGCTTAATCAGATTGAGTTGGGAAGGAAAGATGACAGTAAAGTCCATAAACTCTTCCTGGACCCCACTG GTTCCCATTTGCTGATCAGCCTGAGCACCAGTGAGTGTCTGTACTTAAACAGGAACACTCAGAAAGTGCGCAGTCTGTCCCGCTGGAGAGGCCACCTCATCGAGAGCGTAGGCTGGAACAAGCTGCTGGGCAATGAGACCAACACCGGACCCATCCTGGTGGGAACCGGTCACGGTATCATCTTCGAAGCTGAGATCTCTGCAACGGAGGGGAGCCTGTTCAACACCAATCCAGACCAGTACTTCAGACAG GTGCATTCCCTGGAGGAGGATGGGAGGCCTGCACCAGTGTGTTGCTTGGAGGTAGAACGAGGCCTTGAAAACAAGTACTTCATCATTGCCACCACCCGCAAGCGCCTGTACCAGTTTGTTGGTAAGGTGGCCGAGGGGTCAGAGCAGCAAGGCTTTAGCTCCATCTTCAGCCAGAACCAGGACCTGCTGCCCAGTTTCCAGGAGTTCCCAGTCAACATGGGCCACAGTGAGATCGCTTTCTACACCTCGAAGCTTCGCACCTCTCCTAAGTCATTCGCCTGGATGATGGGCAACGGAGTTCTTTATGGTCAGTTAGACTATGTCAGACTTGATTCTTTGCTGAGTGATGTGCAG GTGTGGGAGTACACCCCTGACATTGATCTTAACACCAACAAGCCCATCTCCATTGTGCTGACACAGTTCCACTTCCTGCTGCTACTGTGTGACCGAGTTAAAGCCATCTGTACTCTGAATGGTCAGGTGGTATTTGAGGATGTTTTCCCAGATAAATTCGGTACCCTTAAGAAAATGATCAAGGATCCGGTTGGTGGGTTGGTGTGGATCTACACTGAGAGGGCAGTTTTCCGTTACCACATCCAGCGTGAGTCAAGAGATGTCTGGCAGATGTACATGAGCATGAATAAGTTTGATCTGGCCAAGGAGTACTGCCGCGACCGTCCAGAGTGCATGGACAAAGTGCTAGCTAAAGAAGCTGAGCACTGCTTCCAGAACAAACGGTACCTTGAGAGTGCCAAGTGCTATGCACTGACCCAAAACTACTTTGAAGAAATAGCACTCAAGTTTATTGAAGCCAAACAAGAGGAAGCCCTAAAGGAGTTCCTGCTGAAGAAATTAAACAATCTGAAACAGAGTGAGAGAACGCAGATCACCCTGTTGGTCACCTGGCTCTCGGAGCTCTACCTGAACCGACTAGGCCAGCTGGAGAGTGATGGTAACAGCATCATCTTCCAGGAGACCCGGGATGAGTTTCGCCAGTTCCTTAGCAACTCCAAGCACAAGGAATGCTTGTTCAACAATCGCAGCACCATCTACGACCTGCTGGCCAGCCATGGCAACATGGAAGACATGGTTTACTTTTCAGTCGTCATGCAAGACTACGAGAGAGTGATATCTCACCACTGCCAACATGATGACTATATTTCTGCTCTGGAAGTCCTCTCAAAGCACTGTGATCAAAAGCTTTTCTACAAGTTCTCCCCAGTCCTCATGCAACATATTCCCAAAAAGGTGGTGGATGCTTGGATTCAGATGGGAAAGCGGCTGGACCCAAAAAAGCTCATACCAGCCCTGATGAACTACAGCCACATGGGCAGCTCCCAGCAGATCAGTGAAACCATCCGCTACATGGAGTTCTGTGTGCATGAGCTGTCTGTGACAGAAGAGGCCATCCACAACTACCTGCTGTCGCTGTACGCCAAATATAAGCCGGGCTCACTGCTGTGTTATCTGGAGCAGGCAGGCACTCACGCATCAGAGATCCACTACGACTTGAAGTATGCCCTCAGGTTGTGTGCAGAACATGGATACCGCAAGGCCTGTGTCCTGGTTTATAGGATTATGGAGTTGTATGAGGAGGCAGTGGATCTTGCTTTACAA GTGGATGTAGACTTGGCCAAGTCATGTGCAGACCTCCCTGAAGATGACGAGGAGCTGAGGAAAAAGCTTTGGCTGAAAATTGCTCGCCATGTGGTCCAGGAGGAGAAAGATGTGAAAAAAGCCATGAATTGTCTGTCAAGCTGCAACCTGCTCAAGATTGAAGATATTCTACCCTTCTTTCCAGACTTTGTCACCATTGACCATTTTAAG GAGGCCATTTGTAGCTCTCTGGAGGAGTACAACCAACATATTGACGAGCTGAAGCAGGAAATGGAAGAGGCCACGGAGAGCGCTAAACGGATCAGGGAAGACATCCAGGAAATGAGGAACAAATATGGAGTAGTGGATTCCCAAGAAAAATGTGCTGCTTGTGACTTCCCATTGCTCAACAGGCCCTTCTATCTGTTCCTGTGTGGACACATGTTCCACTACGACTGCCTCTTCCAG gaaGTGACCCCTCACCTGACGGCCTATAAGCAGAGTcgtctggaggagctgcagaaaaAGCTGGCTGCAACAACCCAATCCTCCAAATCACGCCACCGTCCATCGGCTAAGGACGAAGGAGACACTTCCAGCTTGGGAAAGAGCAACACGGGCGCAAGCCGCGAACACGTCAAATCAGACATTGATGACATAATTGCATCCGAATGCGTGTACTGTGGTGAATTGATAATTAAGTCCATTGATAAACCTTTCATTGATCCACAGAAATTCGAGGATGAGAAATCCAGCTGGTTATGA
- the rhov gene encoding rho-related GTP-binding protein RhoV has product MKRSHSPWCHSKLHLLLTYPAPFSPAGRISCLGGRVYANHNLSDYKLLWSVPTRTSVRGVQAARSNVTASPWVSKPTTVRAEASLIPTFHAPLDMPPNMDYFYHESRVPSACGLTREDELDPEVISCMLVGDGAVGKTSMIVSYTSNGYPTEYQQTGFDVFSGQVQVEGSPVKVQLLDTAGQEEFDEFRAFSYAHTDVFLLCFSMVNPTSFHNVTKKWVSDIRSHNPSSPIVLVGTQSDLLLDVNVLINLDRCNVKPVLTSRARNMAQKIRATDYIECSSLTQKNLKEAFDAAIFAAIKNKARKSKKRRFSDRGTKAFSRCSWKKFFCFI; this is encoded by the exons ATGAAGAGAAGCCATTCGCCTTGGTGTCATTCTAAACTTCACCTACTTCTTACCTATCCTGCCCCCTTCAGCCCCGCAGGGCGCATCTCTTGTCTCGGTGGGCGTGTCTATGCAAATCACAACCTGTCAGACTACAAACTACTGTGGAGCGTCCCGACTCGCACGTCAGTCAGAGGAGTACAGGCAGCCAGAAGTAACGTGACAGCCTCGCCGTGGGTATCTAAACCCACGACCGTCAGAGCGGAAGCGAGCCTGATTCCCACGTTTCATGCGCCGCTCGACATGCCACCAAACATGGATTACTTTTACCACGAGTCCCGAGTTCCTTCTGCCTGCGGGCTGACCCGGGAGGACGAGCTGGACCCTGAAGTCATCAGCTGCATGCTGGTCGGTGACGGAGCCGTCGGGAAGACCAGCATGATTGTCAGCTACACCTCTAATGGATACCCGACAGAATATCAACAGACGGGTTTTGACGTCTTCTCCG GGCAGGTCCAAGTAGAGGGTTCTCCAGTGAAAGTCCAGCTTCTGGACACTGCTGGACAG GAAGAGTTCGATGAATTCAGGGCTTTCTCTTACGCCCACACGGATGTCTTCCTCCTGTGCTTCAGCATGGTCAACCCCACTTCATTTCACAACGTCACCAAGAAATGGGTCTCAGACATCAGGTCTCATAACCCATCCTCCCCAATTGTCCTCGTTGGGACCCAGTCAGACCTTTTACTGGACGTGAATGTCCTCATCAACTTGGACCGATGTAATGTCAAGCCAGTACTGACCTCCAGAGCGCGTAACATGGCGCAAAAGATCAGGGCTACAGACTACATAGAGTGTTCATCCCTCACACAAAAGAACTTGAAGGAGGCGTTTGATGCGGCCATCTTCGCCGCTATTAAGAACAAAGCCCGCAAGAGCAAGAAAAGGAGATTTTCTGACAGAGGAACAAAAGCTTTCTCCAGGTGTAGCTGGAAGAAATTCTTCTGCTTCATCTGA